One genomic region from Metallosphaera tengchongensis encodes:
- a CDS encoding malto-oligosyltrehalose synthase, which yields MIVGTYRLQLNPRFTFKDVEDLLDYFSSLGVSHLYLSPVLKARPGSTHGYDVVDHSAINDELGGEEAYLNLLRKAKKAGLGVIQDIVPNHMSVHETNWRFQDLLRNWRESKYYDYFDHYCEDRIALPVLEDKLDEVLRKGLISVEGDWIVYKGMKFPINEEGKRIWSETGDLRKVLSSQHYELRFWREGPSYRRFFAVNELIALRAEREEVFKESHEYISRFPVSGFRVDHVDGLLDPGEYLRRLRGLVGDRTIYVEKILSLDERLEDWGVEGTTGYDFLNYANLLLVREPGRILEIFREFTGEELDPDRLIEECKRLVARTLFKSDIEYLSKLTGVDQEYLVEFLSCMKVYRTYYPRGMDEVRRCDKGGKIPEEILPRLEQYMPAIFAKGYEDTALFRYNPLISINEVGSDVRRLSLSMEEYHRFMTTRAETTMNATSTHDTKFSEDVRARISALSQFPEEWRERVLRWHDILKPKVDRNLEYRFYQTLVGSFEEFSEDYKRRLRDHMLKVAREAKVYTTWEDPNLEYEGKVMDVVEEAFNNSQFRKDFLEFVEMVKDPGYRNSLITVVLKLTSPGVPDIYQGTEVWRYLLTDPDNRMPVDFRHLREVMKSLPQSAKGWSIRDERLKMFLIREGLRLRRKGKLGKYKGRPFGYERGDVMVILSTNATGDLKLEGTYKDLLSGEERREVDVNEVKTWGFMVLVREESS from the coding sequence CTGATCGTGGGTACATACAGGCTTCAGCTTAACCCTAGGTTTACCTTTAAGGACGTGGAGGACCTCCTGGACTACTTTTCCTCGTTGGGTGTCTCCCATCTCTATCTCTCCCCTGTGTTGAAGGCAAGGCCTGGGAGCACCCATGGCTACGACGTAGTGGACCACAGCGCCATAAACGACGAGTTGGGGGGAGAGGAGGCGTACTTAAACCTGCTCAGAAAAGCAAAGAAGGCCGGGCTCGGTGTAATACAGGACATAGTCCCGAATCACATGTCCGTTCATGAGACCAACTGGAGGTTCCAGGACCTGCTCAGGAACTGGAGGGAGAGCAAATACTACGACTACTTTGACCACTACTGTGAAGATCGGATAGCCCTTCCGGTACTTGAGGATAAATTGGACGAGGTCTTGAGGAAAGGACTGATCTCCGTGGAGGGCGACTGGATTGTGTATAAGGGTATGAAGTTTCCCATCAACGAGGAGGGGAAGAGGATATGGTCTGAGACGGGGGACTTGAGGAAGGTCCTATCCTCTCAGCATTATGAGCTCAGGTTCTGGAGGGAAGGTCCAAGTTACAGGAGGTTCTTTGCAGTCAACGAGCTCATAGCCCTGAGGGCTGAAAGGGAGGAGGTCTTCAAGGAGTCCCACGAGTACATCAGCAGGTTCCCAGTCTCAGGTTTTAGGGTAGATCACGTGGACGGTCTCCTCGATCCAGGAGAGTACCTGAGGAGGTTAAGGGGTCTGGTGGGGGACAGGACGATATACGTTGAGAAGATCCTCTCCTTAGACGAGAGGTTGGAGGACTGGGGAGTAGAAGGTACTACAGGCTACGATTTCCTTAACTACGCCAACCTCCTCCTGGTAAGAGAGCCTGGAAGGATTCTAGAGATATTCAGGGAGTTCACGGGGGAGGAGCTGGATCCAGACAGGTTAATAGAAGAATGCAAAAGGCTAGTAGCTAGGACACTCTTCAAGAGCGATATTGAGTACTTGTCCAAGCTCACCGGAGTTGACCAGGAATACCTGGTGGAGTTCCTCTCTTGCATGAAGGTCTACAGGACCTATTACCCTCGAGGTATGGACGAAGTGAGGAGGTGCGACAAGGGAGGGAAGATACCAGAGGAGATCTTACCCAGGTTAGAGCAGTATATGCCAGCAATCTTCGCCAAGGGCTATGAGGACACCGCCCTCTTTAGATATAACCCACTGATCTCCATCAACGAAGTAGGGAGCGACGTCAGGAGGCTCTCCCTATCCATGGAGGAGTACCACAGGTTCATGACTACCAGAGCTGAGACTACAATGAACGCGACTTCGACCCACGATACCAAGTTCAGTGAGGATGTTAGGGCTAGGATATCCGCTCTTTCCCAGTTTCCTGAGGAGTGGAGGGAAAGGGTCTTGAGGTGGCATGACATCCTTAAACCTAAGGTCGACAGGAACCTGGAGTATAGGTTTTACCAGACTCTCGTGGGGAGTTTCGAGGAATTCTCAGAAGATTATAAGAGGAGGTTGAGGGATCACATGTTGAAGGTGGCAAGGGAAGCTAAGGTTTATACGACTTGGGAGGATCCAAACCTTGAATATGAGGGGAAGGTCATGGACGTTGTGGAAGAGGCGTTCAACAACTCCCAGTTTAGGAAGGACTTCCTCGAGTTCGTTGAGATGGTAAAGGATCCGGGTTACAGGAACTCCTTAATAACAGTTGTGCTAAAGCTCACAAGCCCTGGGGTTCCAGACATATACCAAGGTACTGAGGTCTGGAGGTACCTCCTCACGGACCCCGATAACAGGATGCCAGTCGATTTCAGACACCTGAGGGAGGTCATGAAGAGTCTACCTCAAAGTGCCAAGGGGTGGAGTATAAGGGACGAGAGGCTTAAGATGTTCTTAATAAGGGAAGGGCTTAGGCTGAGGAGAAAGGGAAAGTTAGGTAAATATAAGGGCAGACCCTTTGGGTACGAGAGGGGAGACGTGATGGTAATACTATCCACAAACGCAACGGGAGACCTGAAACTGGAAGGAACATACAAAGACCTGCTATCAGGTGAGGAGAGAAGGGAGGTTGACGTCAACGAGGTGAAGACGTGGGGTTTTATGGTCCTAGTGAGGGAGGAGTCCAGTTGA
- the glgX gene encoding glycogen debranching protein GlgX, with translation MFFRQRDRPLRPGDPYPLGPTWTEDGVNFSIFSENAEKIELNLYSAINQRYPKETIELKNRTGDLWHTFVPGLRPGQLYGYKVHGPYKPEVGLRFNPHKLLLDPYAKAINGNVKWDDSLFGYRIGDQGQDLSFDERESDEFMPKSVIVDPYFEWDDTRVKIPFKDMVIYETHVKGITKTRPDLPENVRGTYQGLASQQMIDYLKDLNVTSVELMPVYHFIDQRFLVEKGLVNYWGYDPINFFSPECRYSSSGCMGEQVQEFKRMVNELHNAGLEVIIDVVYNHTAEGNHLGPTLSFKGIDNLSYYTLQPDNRRFYLDFTGTGNTLNMSHPRVMQMVLDSLRYWVTEMHVDGFRFDLAAALARELYNVNMLSTFFIAIQQDPILSQVKLIAEPWDVGPGGYQVGNFPHMWGEWNGRYRDAVRRFWRGEALPYSEIANRIMGSPDIYLGNNKTPFASVNYITSHDGFTLEDLVSYNVKHNEANGLNNEDGMNENYSWNCGAEGETNDPNVLSCRERQKKNLLITLMVSQGVPMILGGDELSRTQRGNNNAFCQDNEISWYSWNLDDRKLKFLEFSSKLISFYKAHPVFRRARYFLGRKLHGLPLKDVSFLDLQGREVDENQWNSPTQTVALILEGSAMDEINDRGERVADDTFLVLLNANPSNVKFKFPQGRWEVVVTSSPDVKERYVEGGREVEVEGRTATVYRRVEL, from the coding sequence ATGTTCTTCAGACAACGCGATAGACCATTAAGGCCTGGGGATCCCTACCCTCTAGGGCCCACTTGGACTGAAGATGGGGTTAACTTCTCCATATTTTCAGAGAACGCTGAGAAGATAGAGCTCAACCTTTACTCGGCAATAAATCAGAGGTACCCTAAGGAAACCATTGAACTTAAGAACAGGACTGGAGACCTCTGGCACACCTTCGTCCCCGGTCTCAGGCCTGGTCAGCTCTATGGTTACAAGGTCCACGGCCCCTACAAGCCCGAGGTCGGACTGAGGTTCAACCCACATAAGCTCTTACTAGATCCTTACGCTAAGGCCATAAACGGAAACGTTAAGTGGGACGATTCCCTCTTCGGCTACAGGATAGGTGACCAGGGTCAGGACCTCTCATTTGATGAGAGGGAATCAGACGAGTTCATGCCCAAGAGCGTGATTGTAGACCCGTACTTTGAGTGGGACGACACCAGGGTCAAGATCCCCTTCAAGGACATGGTCATATATGAGACCCACGTAAAGGGGATAACCAAGACTAGACCTGACCTTCCGGAGAACGTGAGGGGGACTTACCAGGGCTTAGCTTCACAGCAGATGATAGACTACCTAAAGGACTTAAATGTCACCAGCGTGGAACTGATGCCAGTTTATCACTTCATTGACCAGAGGTTCCTCGTTGAGAAGGGTCTGGTAAATTATTGGGGCTATGATCCCATCAACTTCTTCTCCCCGGAGTGTAGGTACTCGAGCTCAGGTTGTATGGGGGAGCAAGTTCAGGAGTTCAAAAGGATGGTAAACGAACTCCACAACGCCGGGCTGGAGGTCATCATCGACGTTGTATATAACCACACAGCTGAGGGGAATCATCTAGGACCTACCCTTAGTTTCAAGGGTATAGATAACCTATCCTACTACACCCTCCAGCCTGACAACAGGAGGTTTTACCTTGACTTCACCGGAACAGGCAATACCCTAAACATGAGTCACCCTAGGGTGATGCAGATGGTCCTGGACAGCCTAAGGTATTGGGTGACTGAGATGCACGTTGACGGCTTTAGGTTCGACCTAGCTGCAGCTCTGGCGAGGGAGCTGTACAACGTGAACATGCTCAGCACCTTCTTTATTGCAATACAGCAGGACCCGATACTTTCCCAAGTGAAGCTAATTGCTGAGCCCTGGGATGTGGGACCTGGAGGATATCAAGTGGGGAACTTCCCACACATGTGGGGAGAGTGGAACGGGAGGTACAGGGATGCCGTCAGGAGGTTCTGGAGGGGCGAGGCTCTACCTTACTCTGAGATAGCTAACAGAATAATGGGCTCCCCTGACATATACCTGGGGAACAACAAGACGCCCTTCGCCTCCGTTAACTACATCACTTCTCACGACGGTTTCACCCTAGAAGACCTGGTAAGCTACAACGTTAAACATAACGAAGCTAACGGACTCAACAACGAGGACGGTATGAACGAGAACTACAGCTGGAACTGCGGGGCGGAGGGTGAGACGAACGACCCTAACGTCCTGTCCTGTAGGGAGAGGCAGAAGAAGAATTTGCTGATAACGCTCATGGTCAGCCAAGGTGTCCCAATGATCCTCGGGGGCGACGAGCTGAGTAGAACCCAGAGGGGGAACAACAACGCTTTCTGTCAGGACAATGAGATCAGTTGGTATAGCTGGAACCTCGACGACAGGAAGCTAAAGTTCCTAGAGTTTTCAAGCAAGCTCATCTCTTTCTATAAAGCTCATCCAGTCTTTAGGAGGGCTAGGTACTTCCTCGGGAGGAAGCTACACGGTCTCCCCTTGAAGGACGTAAGCTTCCTAGACCTCCAGGGAAGGGAGGTTGATGAGAACCAGTGGAATTCTCCCACTCAGACAGTTGCCCTAATTCTGGAGGGGAGCGCAATGGACGAGATCAACGATAGAGGGGAAAGGGTTGCGGACGATACCTTTCTCGTTCTGCTTAACGCTAATCCTAGCAACGTTAAGTTCAAGTTCCCCCAAGGGAGATGGGAGGTCGTGGTGACCTCCTCCCCGGACGTGAAGGAAAGGTATGTGGAGGGAGGAAGGGAAGTGGAGGTTGAGGGGAGGACAGCCACAGTTTACAGGAGGGTGGAACTCTGA